DNA from Dioscorea cayenensis subsp. rotundata cultivar TDr96_F1 chromosome 26, TDr96_F1_v2_PseudoChromosome.rev07_lg8_w22 25.fasta, whole genome shotgun sequence:
TATCCTGTAGAGTGCTATAGGTATGGTTTATCTAGGAAGCAGCAGCTTCCACATTTTTTGTGATGGTAGTTGTGTAGTCTTCCATCTCCCTTAGATCGGTAATGTGCAATAAACATCCTCATGtttaatcttataatttttttctgaatCATGTAGTtcatatgcttgttattttatcttttcttgcaTTAATATTCATTATTAATTTGAACTGTTGCTAACTTGAGTTATGGTTTgtctatgatttttatttacttatttgagAACTAATTTTCTACACTTATAACACTCTTCATTCAGGAGACTATATGCTGGGCGGAAGCTGTGGGAATCGAAAGATGAGCGGGCCTGGGTGCATGATAGATTTGAAGAGATGAATTTGCAAGATGATGAGGTGAGTTCTGGTGAACTTTTATCCTTTTATAGTCCTTACTGCTTACCCATTAGTCCATACCTCTGTTTTGCTGTTATGTGGTGTATTTGGTTGTTCTTTATCAAACCCATAGTTTTAAAATGTGCATTCTTACTTGAATGTTAGGAAAAGAGAATGCCTAGAGGGCGTTTTAGAGGTCGTGGCAGCAGAAGAACAAGAGGTGCTGGTCGTGGTTATGTTCGGGAAAAAAAGCCTCAGGCTTTCAATGATGAAAACAACCAAAATCGAGCATTCAGAACTGTAAGGGGAAGAGGGCCAAGACGATATGATACACTCTTGAAGAGTGACAGTACGAATCACAGAATTCAATACAAGCAGTGAGTTAtccatttcttgctcacaatgCATAATTTCGAGTAACTATTTTTCTTCCCAAGAATGTTAATACTTTGGTTAAGAGGGGACTTGGATGTCCTTTATGTTGGACTTGGACTGTGGGACTTTTTTTgctgtatgtttttttttcttataccCTCACTCCacaaaatattgattttattattatttgcctTTTGCAGAGCTGCAAAGCCTCAAGAGCAGACAGTGAAGACTGGCGCAGGGAGACAAATGTTACATTCATCAAACGCACAATCTGAACCAGTCATTCCCAACAAGCAAGTGTTTGCCTCCAGCTTAAGTTCTGCCTCACCACCATTTTATCCCTCGGGCTCTTCCAGTCAAGACATCCCTATTGCTCATAAAAGGGACGGACAACTCGGAACTAGCAGCAAAACTCTTTCATCTCCTATGCATCTGCATGAGAACTTTTCAGCCCCACAACCTGGTTCAATACCAAGAGGAAAAGCGACCATGGAGTCTCTTAACCATGATAGGTTGTATATGGATGACTCTAACCGCCTTGTTGGTAAACCATTGGCCAATTCTCATTTATCAGGGTCTTCACTACCACTGATCAGTGCTGCTCAATCTTCACATTCTGTTGTTCAAGGGAGGGGTCTAACCATTAGTGCACCACTTAATAAACATCCAATGTCATCGATTAACCAAGCTGCTAGGGTTGCTACACAGACACAATCCTCTAATTTTTTGCAGCGTCCTGGTTCTATGCCAGATCAGCCTGCATTAAGAGTTTCAACTCAGCAGCTGGGGTCACGACCCAGCAGTGGATCTCAAACTTCATCTGTCAGTCAAACATTGCCAGGTTTATCTGAAGTTGGAGAGACCGAGTCTCCTCTTGGAGCAAGTAAATCCAAAACTGCACTGGTTGCTAAGGGAAAAACCGGAAACCAAGGAGCGTTACTGTATAATGGAAATCAGGTTATAGGAGGAAGTGGAGCTATGGGTCTTGTCCATGGTGATCAAGGCTTCCCTGGCACTCCAGCACTATTGCCAGGTCTGGTGttgtttatttcttcttcttcttctctttttggaacctactttctttttattcatgTCTTGAATTATGAGAGTTGGTGAATGTGGAAACTAATTTTCAAACCGGATTTCCTCTTCAAGTTTGAAATCTTCCACTTGAAGTTCTAGACTTAAGT
Protein-coding regions in this window:
- the LOC120253089 gene encoding protein MLN51 homolog, with protein sequence MAVEGEESDYESDPEETLRPVAMRRREASDDEEGEGSDAGERVTRRVVGSDGESDGEGGAPVYEDDDEGEFGSEEEEEEEEELEGAGEEELGEEAGVEDGANGVVGEGRSSAETAQETGGESLEYRRNDQVEGEEGGEGEEGEAEGGEDEKKASEPFAVPKAGAFYMHDDRFQENGRGRHRRLYAGRKLWESKDERAWVHDRFEEMNLQDDEEKRMPRGRFRGRGSRRTRGAGRGYVREKKPQAFNDENNQNRAFRTVRGRGPRRYDTLLKSDSTNHRIQYKQAAKPQEQTVKTGAGRQMLHSSNAQSEPVIPNKQVFASSLSSASPPFYPSGSSSQDIPIAHKRDGQLGTSSKTLSSPMHLHENFSAPQPGSIPRGKATMESLNHDRLYMDDSNRLVGKPLANSHLSGSSLPLISAAQSSHSVVQGRGLTISAPLNKHPMSSINQAARVATQTQSSNFLQRPGSMPDQPALRVSTQQLGSRPSSGSQTSSVSQTLPGLSEVGETESPLGASKSKTALVAKGKTGNQGALLYNGNQVIGGSGAMGLVHGDQGFPGTPALLPVMQFGSQHHGGIPAVGMALPGYVAQPQLGFGNSEMTWVPLLAGASGALGASYGSPYIALDSTYFTRSSGQSSSVASRESSVNKPADTWKQPEGSETVSDEYGQRQKNKPRRYSEMSFGQ